Proteins from a genomic interval of Rosa chinensis cultivar Old Blush chromosome 2, RchiOBHm-V2, whole genome shotgun sequence:
- the LOC112189781 gene encoding uncharacterized protein LOC112189781 — translation MAPPSLLGPPQVNRSTTQPEPAAGDPFIDSMIADFNNLNKPTPKPPMGFTENDSATFLSSGNPCLDLFFHVVPNTPASYLHQQLPLAWAHDALTTLKLICNLRGVRGTGKSDKEGFYTAALWLHQHHPKTLACNVASLAEFGYFKDLPEILYRLLEGHDVRQTQKEEWLQRKHSIGRRASPRGKAAKSAKTKSLGVTRQEPKEARKAKAAERVRSERANISALRHQKTLEMAKKAVERYQRDPDYRFLYDRVSDLFSECLKSDVENLKANQYKKISLAAKWCPSIDSSFDKATLLCESIARNVFPRESYPEYQGIEEAHYVYRVRDRLRKEILVPLRKVLELPEVYIGANDWNSIPYNRVASLAMKLYKEKFFKHDEERFKKYLENVQAGKSKIAAGALLPHEIIASLRDSDGGQVAELQWQRMVEDMLKLGKMKNCLAVCDVSGSMYGEPMEVCVALGLLVSELCDEPWKGKVITFSQNPQLHLIRGESLESKTNFIRFMEWGMNTDFQKVFDLLLQVAVNGKLKPENMIKRIFVFSDMEFDRASSNRWETDYEVIQRKYRENGYGDAVPQIVFWNLRDSRSTPVPGTQPGVALLSGFSKNLLKLFLDYDGEIRPDLTMELAISGPEYQKLVVLD, via the coding sequence ATGGCTCCTCCAAGTCTTCTCGGTCCTCCACAGGTCAACCGATCCACCACCCAACCCGAACCCGCTGCCGGCGACCCCTTCATCGATTCCATGATCGCCGATTTCAACAACCTCAACAAGCCCACCCCTAAACCCCCGATGGGCTTCACCGAGAACGACTCCGCCACATTCCTCTCCTCCGGCAACCCTTGCCTCGATCTTTTCTTCCACGTCGTACCGAACACTCCGGCATCCTATCTCCACCAGCAGCTCCCTCTCGCCTGGGCCCACGACGCCCTAACCACCCTCAAGCTCATCTGCAACCTCCGCGGCGTACGCGGCACCGGAAAGTCCGACAAAGAAGGGTTCTACACGGCTGCTCTCTGGCTCCACCAGCACCACCCCAAAACCCTAGCATGCAACGTCGCTTCCCTCGCCGAGTTCGGCTACTTCAAGGACCTCCCGGAGATTCTCTACCGCCTTCTAGAAGGCCACGACGTCCGACAGACCCAAAAGGAAGAGTGGCTACAGAGAAAACACTCCATCGGGAGAAGGGCCTCCCCGAGAGGCAAGGCGGCGAAGTCGGCGAAAACCAAGAGCCTCGGAGTAACCAGGCAGGAGCCGAAAGAGGCCAGAAAAGCCAAGGCGGCTGAGAGGGTAAGATCGGAAAGGGCAAATATCAGCGCATTGAGGCATCAGAAGACTTTGGAGATGGCCAAGAAGGCCGTTGAGAGGTACCAGCGAGACCCGGATTACCGGTTTTTATATGACCGGGTTTCGGATCTTTTCAGTGAGTGTTTGAAGTCCGATGTCGAGAATCTCAAGGCCAATCAGTACAAGAAGATCAGCTTGGCAGCCAAGTGGTGCCCTTCTATCGATTCCTCGTTTGATAAGGCAACATTGCTATGTGAAAGCATAGCAAGGAACGTTTTCCCCAGGGAATCGTATCCGGAATATCAAGGAATCGAGGAGGCTCATTATGTTTACAGAGTCCGAGACCGGCTGAGGAAGGAGATTCTTGTGCCGCTGAGGAAGGTTTTGGAGTTGCCTGAGGTTTATATTGGAGCTAATGACTGGAATTCGATTCCTTATAACCGAGTCGCCTCGTTGGCCATGAAGCTTTACAAGGAGAAGTTCTTCAAGCATGATGAAGAGAGGTTCAAAAAGTACTTGGAGAATGTGCAGGCCGGCAAGTCCAAGATTGCTGCCGGTGCTCTGCTGCCGCACGAGATCATAGCCTCTCTAAGGGACAGCGATGGGGGCCAAGTGGCCGAGCTTCAGTGGCAGAGAATGGTAGAGGATATGTTGAAGTTGGGGAAGATGAAGAATTGCTTGGCTGTGTGTGACGTGTCCGGAAGCATGTATGGAGAGCCAATGGAGGTGTGTGTGGCTTTGGGGCTTTTGGTGTCTGAGCTGTGTGATGAGCCATGGAAAGGGAAGGTGATCACCTTCAGTCAGAACCCTCAACTGCATTTAATCCGTGGTGAAAGTCTCGAGTCCAAGACCAATTTTATCAGGTTTATGGAATGGGGGATGAACACTGATTTTCAGAAGGTGTTTGATTTGCTTCTCCAGGTGGCGGTTAATGGAAAGTTGAAGCCGGAAAATATGATCAAGCGGATTTTTGTGTTCAGTGACATGGAGTTTGATCGGGCCTCGTCAAATAGATGGGAGACTGATTATGAGGTGATTCAAAGAAAGTATAGGGAGAATGGGTATGGGGATGCTGTGCCACAGATAGTATTTTGGAATCTGAGGGACTCGAGGTCTACTCCTGTGCCAGGGACTCAACCTGGGGTGGCTTTGTTGAGTGGCTTCTCCAAGAACTTGCTCAAGTTGTTCCTGGATTACGATGGGGAAATCCGCCCGGACCTGACCATGGAATTGGCTATCTCTGGCCCTGAGTATCAGAAGCTGGTTGTCCTGGACTGA
- the LOC112188551 gene encoding nucleosome assembly protein 1;4, whose translation MINYRDKLERSVSLIPAAAALSAEDRAALVKALETLVGQHSNKLESPELKKRIEALTEIQRQLKDLETKFFEERAALKAKQKRFQEEGHDFRLYTLKNNEVLAKEITEHDEEAFKYLSDINCCRIGSSNGFKMEFIFNPNPYFENSVLKKTYHMTNDNKPILEKAIGTEIKWYPGKIFAENCRSFFNFFQPLQAADVQSQMHRSYGIFSTIRDKIIPQWHQVNGKKNSHNSYNYGGHQEPLEIIFLGERAVLEGKYQKLYEPLYEKRYEIVNGITEVQETKSETAVDQEGGKATEEKGVPYFWVTAMKNDEVLGQKVTKSDDGALKYLKEIKWCRIDNSKGFKLEFFFDPNPYFKNTVLTKAYHMSSDSQMLEKTTGTNINWHPGKSLTPSLLKKPRKRSKNAEFLTKQQSFFNFFHTPEYPGFPWDSSTYTHHDNFQKIEDQFEVQRDLDYEVGKTIRDRVIPHAVSLFTGEAVERGTYFEDLDDDDDLNDDDYYSDDDDEEGEAVEQDTKFRLFDNDYDAEEEDEFEEDP comes from the exons ATGATCAACTACAGAGATAAACTCGAACGCAGTGTGTCTCTCATTCCGGCAGCCGCTG CTCTCAGTGCGGAGGATCGTGCTGCTCTTGTTAAAGCTCTGGAG ACCTTGGTTGGGCAGCATTCTAACAAATTGGAATCACCTGAGCTGAAGAAGCGCATTGAGGCTTTGACAGAAATACAG CGCCAACTCAAGGACCTGGAAACAAAATTTTTTGAGGAGAGGGCTGCACTGAAAGCTAAACAGAAGCGTTTCCAAG AAGAGGGGCATGACTTTAGGCTTTATACACTGAAAAATAATGAAGTGCTTGCTAAGGAG ATCACAGAGCATGATGAAGAGGCTTTCAAGTATCTCAGTGATATCAACTGCTGTAGGATAGGCAGTTCTAATGGATTTAAGATGGAGTTTATCTTTAATCCTAACCCCTACTTTGAAAATTCTGTATTGAAAAAGACATACCACATGACTAATGACAATAAGCCTATATTGGAGAAGGCGATTGG GACGGAGATCAAGTGGTATCCAGGGAAAATCTTTGCTGAGAACTGTCGGAGCTTCTTCAACTTCTTTCAACCTCTCCAG GCGGCAGACGTCCAAAGTCAGATGCACCGGAGTTATGGCATTTT TTCAACAATTCGAGATAAGATCATCCCGCAGTGGCACCAAGTGAATGGGAAAAAG AATTCTCATAATTCATACAACTACGGAGGGCATCAGGAGCCACTGGAAATAATATTTTTAGGAGAGAGAGCTGTGTTGGAAGGAAAATATCAGAAACTTTACGAACCTCTCTACGAAAAG AGATATGAGATTGTTAATGGTATAACTGAAGTTCAAGAAACGAAAAGTGAAACTGCAGTAGACCAAGAAGGAGGTAAAGCCACAGAAG AGAAAGGAGTGCCTTACTTTTGGGTTACTGCAATGAAGAATGATGAAGTACTTGGTCAGAAG GTCACAAAGTCTGATGACGGAGCTCTCAAATATCTCAAAGAGATCAAGTGGTGTAGGATAGACAATTCGAAGGGGTTCAAGCTGGAGTTCTTCTTTGATCCAAATCCATATTTTAAAAACACTGTCCTGACAAAAGCATATCATATGAGTAGTGACAGTCAAATGTTAGAGAAGACAACTgg GACAAACATCAACTGGCATCCTGGCAAAAGCTTGACACCTAGTCTTCTGAAGAAGCCAAGAAAGCGATCAAAGAATGCTGAATTCCTGACCAAACAGCAAAGCTTTTTCAACTTTTTTCACACTCCCGAGTATCCTGGGTTTCCTTGGGATTCATCAACTTATACACATcatgataatttccaaaaaatT GAAGATCAATTCGAAGTTCAGAGGGATCTGGATTATGAAGTTGG TAAAACTATTCGAGACAGGGTCATTCCTCATGCAGTATCACTTTTCACTGGGGAAGCTGTTGAGCGGGGCACTTATTTTGAAGAtttagatgatgatgatgatttaaatgatgatgattattattctgatgatgatgatgaggagggGGAGGCTGTTGAGCAGGACACTAAGTTTAGACTGTTCGATAATGATTATGAtgcggaggaggaggatgaattTGAGGAAGATCCTTGA